A genomic window from Diospyros lotus cultivar Yz01 chromosome 2, ASM1463336v1, whole genome shotgun sequence includes:
- the LOC127794680 gene encoding protein FAR1-RELATED SEQUENCE 5-like translates to MICLDDGQEIAGELALVPYLGVGDVQGRPHLQPNPISGQTPFLASLILNGETHFTLNKDRSPGSSVGGHPNRLFQVGHHQICPPPVVHRRIGNLHSHPLILHRSLTATASPHLTIVPNLFTDFITDKELYFRRRRKPTMSDIENHIVLAESFEDNSRTLVDNEQIIEDNECPALNNELPEEDNELIPKVGMKFNDEKEVFEFYKRYAYHVGFPVKRRSSKKGDDGLVRYVGYACCREGKRNIKGSTSLNPQPTMQLGCKARITACSDILGTWRINMVHLEHNHKTSPTKSRLYRCNRQLSEHVKRQLEVNDIAGIPLHKSFNSAVVEAGGYENLTFVEKDCRNYIDQVRRLRLGEGDAAAIQAYFSKMQAFCPGFYFSVDLDEEYRLKNVFWADNRCRQAFKEFGDVVTFDTTYLTNRYDMPFAPFVGVNHHGQSTLLGCGIISNEDTKTFVWLFRTWLECMEGQAPAGIITDQDRAMQNAIEMVFPNTKHRWCLWHILKKLPEKFGNHGCKAYILSAVHDAVYESQSPGEFEQTWNSMIEQYALHDNDWLYGLYKERDRWVPCFLKTRFWAGMSTTQRSEGMNAFFDGYVHSKTSLKQFVEQYERAMRCKVEKEFQADVKSFSQMIPCASKYPMEKQFQEVYTMAKFKEFQEEFTGTMYCTIVSAEEGSLGMSCHMFEFKGIICRHVVTTLIHNGVRSIPESQFSKVADLVANDEERTRATMEWIQSQLNTLSISYAKPSCDSNIYVEHSVQEQIPNYEETTTALSGQIMDPRCSQTKGAPRKLRNKGPLETSTKKAKVGSSKSSKGKAPRQNIVQDAQPFNQTFLQDAQYHALPPISFTQHMLTTMPQTWNAAHKMPMVPTFGTAQPFMPMYPPYQQSNDNLPDF, encoded by the exons GAAGACCCCATCTCCAGCCAAACCCCATCTCCGGCCAGACCCCATTTCTGGCCTCTCTCATTCTCAACGGGGAAACCCACTTCACCCTTAACAAAGATCGATCACCTGGGTCGTCTGTCGGAGGTCATCCTAATCGCCTCTTCCAAGTCGGCCACCACCAGATCTGCCCTCCACCAGTGGTTCATCGTCGAATAGGCAACCTACATTCTCACCCATTGATACTTCACCGATCTCTCACAGCAACAGCAAGTCCCCATCTGACTATAGTTCCTAATCTCTTCACTG attttattaCCGACAAGgaattatattttagaagaCGAAGGAAACCAACAATGAGTGACATAg AAAATCATATTGTGCTTGCGGAATCATTTGAAGATAACTCGAGAACTTTGGTTGATAATGAGCAAATTATTGAAGACAATGAGTGTCCCGCATTAAACAACGAACTGCCAGAAGAAGACAATGAGCTTATCCCTAAGGTTGGAATGAAGTTCAATGACGAGAAGgaagtttttgaattttataaaagatatgcTTACCATGTGGGTTTTCCTGTTAAAAGAAGGAGTTCGAAGAAGGGAGATGATGGGTTGGTAAGATATGTGGGATATGCATGTTGtcgagaaggaaaaagaaatattaaaggTAGTACCTCCCTGAACCCTCAACCAACAATGCAATTAGGGTGTAAAGCTAGAATAACAGCATGTTCAGATATTTTAGGGACATGGCGAATAAACATGGTTCATCTTGAGCATAACCATAAAACAAGTCCAACCAAGTCTAGGTTATATCGATGCAACAGGCAATTAAGCGAACATGTGAAGCGACAGCTTGAAGTGAATGACATAGCTGGAATTCCATTACACAAAAGTTTTAACTCAGCTGTTGTTGAAGCTGGTGGATATGAGAACCTGACATTTGTGGAAAAGGATTGCAGGAATTACATTGATCAGGTGAGGAGGTTAAGACTTGGAGAAGGAGATGCTGCTGCTATTCAAGCTTATTTTTCAAAGATGCAAGCCTTTTGTCCGGGTTTTTACTTtagtgtggatttggatgaagaGTATCGATTGAAGAATGTCTTTTGGGCTGATAATAGGTGTAGACAAGCATTCAAGGAATTCGGCGATGTTGTCACATTTGACACCACATACCTGACAAATAGATATGACATGCCTTTTGCTCCATTTGTTGGTGTAAATCACCACGGCCAGTCGACACTGCTTGGATGTGGTATAATTTCCAATGAGGACACCAAGACTTTCGTGTGGCTCTTTAGGACATGGCTTGAGTGTATGGAGGGTCAGGCCCCTGCAGGAATAATCACTGATCAAGATAGGGCCATGCAAAATGCTATTGAGATGGTCTTCCCTAACACAAAGCATAGATGGTGCTTGTGGCATATATTAAAGAAGTTacctgaaaaatttgggaaccATGGCTGTAAGGCTTATATTCTTTCAGCTGTACATGACGCGGTGTATGAATCACAGAGTCCTGGAGAATTCGAGCAAACCTGGAATTCAATGATTGagcaatatgcattgcatgaCAACGATTGGTTGTATGGGCTTTACAAAGAAAGAGACCGATGGGTCCCATGTTTCTTGAAAACTAGGTTTTGGGCAGGGATGTCAACAACACAGCGAAGTGAGGGTATGAATGCATTCTTCGATGGATATGTACACTCAAAAACCTCGTTGAagcaatttgttgaacaatatgagcGGGCAATGAGGTGTAAGGTAGAAAAGGAGTTTCAGGCTGACGTTAAGTCATTTTCTCAAATGATCCCATGTGCATCGAAATATCccatggagaaacaatttcaaGAAGTCTACACAATGGCAAAATTCAAGGAGTTTCAAGAAGAGTTCACTGGGACGATGTATTGCACGATTGTGTCTGCCGAAGAGGGATCATTGGGTATGAG TTGTCACATGTTTGAGTTTAAGGGAATAATTTGTAGACATGTTGTGACAACATTGATCCACAATGGTGTCAGATCAATTCCTGAGAG TCAGTTTTCCAAGGTAGCTGACTTGGTAGCAAATGACGAAGAACGAACTCGGGCAACCATGGAGTGGATCCAGTCTCAATTGAATACATTGAGTATATCCTATGCGAAGCCAAGTTGTGATAGTAATATCTATGTTGAACATAGTGTGCAAGAACAAATCCCTAATTATGAAGAGACAACAACAGCTTTAAGCGGGCAAATAATGGATCCGAGATGCTCCCAGACAAAGGGAGCCCCTAGGAAGCTTCGCAATAAAGGCCCATTGGAAACAAGTACTAAGAAAGCCAAg GTGGGATCCTCGAAATCAAGTAAAGGCAAGGCCCCTAGGCAAAACATTGTTCAAGATGCTCAACCATTCAATCAAACTTTTCTACAAGATGCACAATATCATGCGCTCCCACCAATCTCCTTCACACAACATATGTTG ACTACAATGCCTCAAACTTGGAATGCTGCTCACAAAATGCCTATGGTTCCAACATTTGGCACGGCTCAGCCTTTTATGCCAATGTACCCGCCCTACCAACAGTCGAATGACAACTTGCCAGATTTTTGA